A portion of the Sphaerochaeta pleomorpha str. Grapes genome contains these proteins:
- a CDS encoding tyrosine-type recombinase/integrase codes for MSYISSLASRIERFDEHYMYSHKSGSLLFYTKMFDTYWDSHQYPPLLTKERLSGWICRLDEESVQRQVCRILLVRYLGRYLQSIGESDQYVLPYGICPKVPDYVPYFFAEDELRKLFSDEVMGSLHPVSQAMSRQYVLPQLFSTIHCCGLRPGEARKLLVGDVDLEHGWLDIKGTKTYRDRRLPIGEMLLLELKQYDLIMQKRLPERKYFFPTKANDSYKCSSLSIAFSHILRDAGIGQSSNGNNARLYDLRHHFVFRNINTWIEDGKDVYALLPYLRLYLGHSCIENTEYYLHWVPEFFPVFERLYGKLGDNLPEVSHG; via the coding sequence ATGAGCTATATCAGCAGCCTGGCTTCAAGGATAGAAAGATTTGATGAACATTATATGTACTCCCACAAGTCTGGCTCCTTGCTGTTCTATACAAAGATGTTCGACACATATTGGGATTCACACCAGTATCCTCCATTGCTTACCAAGGAGAGGCTCTCCGGGTGGATATGCAGGTTGGATGAGGAGTCCGTCCAGCGCCAGGTCTGTAGGATCCTGCTGGTACGCTATCTGGGAAGATACCTACAATCAATCGGGGAAAGCGACCAATACGTCCTTCCCTACGGCATTTGCCCAAAAGTCCCTGATTATGTTCCCTATTTCTTTGCTGAGGATGAGCTAAGAAAACTCTTCTCTGACGAGGTCATGGGTTCCCTCCACCCGGTTTCCCAAGCGATGAGCAGACAGTATGTGCTTCCACAACTGTTCTCAACCATCCATTGCTGCGGGCTCAGGCCTGGAGAAGCTAGGAAACTTCTGGTCGGGGATGTAGATCTGGAACATGGATGGCTCGACATCAAGGGGACAAAGACCTATAGGGACAGGAGATTGCCAATTGGAGAGATGTTGCTGTTGGAATTGAAGCAATATGACCTCATCATGCAGAAACGCTTGCCAGAAAGAAAATATTTCTTTCCTACAAAAGCTAATGACAGTTACAAATGTTCCTCCCTTTCAATTGCATTCAGTCACATCCTAAGGGATGCAGGCATAGGGCAATCCTCCAATGGGAACAATGCCAGGTTGTATGACCTGAGGCATCATTTTGTATTCAGGAACATCAACACATGGATTGAGGATGGAAAGGATGTGTATGCCCTGCTGCCTTACCTCAGGCTGTATCTTGGACATTCTTGCATTGAAAATACCGAGTATTATCTGCATTGGGTACCTGAATTCTTTCCAGTCTTCGAGCGTCTGTATGGAAAGCTTGGGGACAACCTGCCGGAGGTGAGCCATGGCTAA
- a CDS encoding tyrosine-type recombinase/integrase — protein sequence MEQLSAVLKVLQDYDQTRYLNKATLRLYELCYLRVEKELQQPLEEGMGLLEAVRYQANELIRQGKTSIIAYPTYSRMLCYLETGTIHDEYLRYNVTKTVLIQDTFKPVLKQYLAYLQSEGKSVFTIDSYRNVATQFLNHLGANDIHNIAEINGSLVISFFEVLRGTWVSTNIRVAASAMRKFFWYLGYEGAIFQAIPTNCPRHTPIIPMLEIEEDAAISSYICNGNGSWKDRTILSLTYYLGVRANDIINLKLENIDWIKGTLSLVQSKTRNLLVLPLLPVIGNCMQKYLLEERPRSNIRYVFLSYREPYHKLGGHSAIYAIIRRVFAELGIRDSKRKGSHLLRHHAASKQLQNWVPLGTISNMLGHKDMDSTTIYTTVEYEKIRPCCLAPYYKGATV from the coding sequence ATGGAACAATTGTCAGCAGTTTTGAAAGTTCTGCAGGACTATGACCAAACCCGCTATCTTAACAAAGCCACCTTGCGATTATATGAACTTTGCTATCTAAGGGTAGAGAAGGAGTTGCAACAACCGCTTGAAGAAGGAATGGGGTTGCTCGAAGCTGTCAGATACCAGGCAAATGAACTCATCAGGCAGGGAAAAACCAGTATAATTGCTTATCCTACCTATTCTCGCATGCTATGTTATCTGGAAACAGGAACAATTCACGATGAGTATCTCCGATATAACGTTACCAAGACAGTCCTTATCCAGGATACCTTCAAGCCTGTGCTGAAACAATACCTGGCATACCTGCAATCTGAAGGGAAGTCAGTCTTTACTATTGACAGCTACAGGAACGTAGCAACCCAGTTTCTCAATCATCTGGGTGCAAATGATATTCATAACATCGCAGAAATCAATGGATCCTTGGTCATTTCTTTCTTTGAGGTGTTGAGAGGCACATGGGTATCGACTAATATTCGTGTTGCAGCCTCTGCCATGCGAAAGTTTTTCTGGTATTTGGGCTATGAGGGTGCAATATTTCAAGCAATACCAACCAATTGTCCCCGGCATACTCCCATCATCCCCATGCTTGAAATAGAGGAGGATGCAGCCATCTCCAGCTACATTTGCAATGGGAATGGCTCCTGGAAGGATAGGACAATTCTTTCATTGACCTACTATCTCGGTGTCAGGGCCAATGATATCATAAACTTGAAACTGGAAAATATAGACTGGATCAAAGGGACCTTGTCATTAGTTCAGTCAAAGACCCGGAACCTGTTGGTTCTCCCTCTCTTGCCTGTCATAGGCAACTGTATGCAGAAATATCTACTGGAGGAGCGACCTAGAAGCAATATTCGTTATGTATTTTTATCATATCGTGAACCCTATCATAAACTTGGAGGGCATTCTGCCATATATGCAATTATCCGGAGGGTTTTTGCTGAACTTGGGATTCGGGATTCCAAGCGGAAAGGATCACATCTGCTGAGACATCATGCAGCATCGAAACAGCTGCAGAATTGGGTACCTTTGGGAACCATCAGCAACATGCTTGGTCATAAGGATATGGATTCGACCACTATCTATACCACCGTCGAATATGAGAAGATCAGGCCGTGTTGCCTTGCCCCTTACTACAAGGGGGCAACGGTATGA
- a CDS encoding integrase core domain-containing protein, whose protein sequence is MRGMTLAVFLDSLFISRSYSRPRCSNDNAFIESWHRTLKYSVGYPKQFSTISTARIWYADFVAWYNSCHLHSGLSYVTPIQVRKGEAQQLYSERNKTIIEAKAAHPERWRKGKTRTYALPAVTAFYRPAEKAVC, encoded by the coding sequence ATGCGGGGCATGACACTGGCTGTATTCCTTGATTCGCTGTTCATCAGCCGGAGCTATTCGAGGCCCCGCTGCAGCAATGACAACGCATTCATCGAATCCTGGCACAGGACACTCAAATACTCGGTGGGTTACCCAAAGCAATTTTCTACGATTTCCACCGCAAGGATCTGGTACGCCGATTTCGTCGCTTGGTACAACAGTTGCCATCTACACTCAGGCCTGTCCTACGTTACCCCTATACAGGTAAGGAAGGGCGAGGCCCAACAGTTGTATTCCGAACGAAACAAGACAATCATAGAGGCAAAAGCCGCTCATCCGGAACGCTGGAGAAAGGGAAAAACCAGAACCTATGCACTCCCAGCGGTAACGGCATTCTACCGTCCGGCAGAAAAGGCAGTTTGCTGA
- a CDS encoding oligosaccharide repeat unit polymerase has protein sequence MSITIVLSSAIAFIIYLLNINNVCSSYQAITILPLIYAQFAIIIYRKLRWSSSTAKITIYIFLAIQWLRFVVLPAIGSVSGYFSDLGPYVSNKSALVAVWLLIAELVISSLFCFIILQFSRKRKGEIEKQSIKIKGVPAIYIVFIFTSIILFFLTGADAFTFIALKPATSLRLAGEIGDNPIISAIISFGLMFLVILIFYKSYICYQKTAQKKYVYFALFCALIRLCLISSEGRLSQVYLVYVFIWILPRLFPRYRKEIIRNVLVIACIVIGLLTIYKVFYVFSYDSYLSAIKNNNFDLYLLSNQIDSYFYSVKTVARNLEFAMISNVSFFTIIFDFLRNTFGLHYFFKNTGYTTSELYNLYIYSGTKTSGYLFSVVAYGYLYLGPLLAPLFTCFNMAVAAWVERKIVYVKYLEVQYIMCIIYARLSFAMFASFAFNWNIISRTLVICWVIITFASFPNRVKQNQNLYICL, from the coding sequence TTGTCAATTACAATTGTATTATCTTCAGCAATCGCATTTATTATTTATCTTCTGAACATCAACAATGTTTGCTCATCTTATCAAGCGATCACTATCCTGCCGTTGATTTATGCGCAGTTTGCCATTATAATATATCGCAAGTTGCGCTGGTCTAGTAGCACTGCGAAAATTACAATTTATATTTTTCTTGCGATTCAATGGTTAAGGTTTGTAGTATTGCCGGCTATCGGCAGTGTTTCTGGCTACTTCTCTGATTTGGGGCCCTATGTCAGTAATAAATCTGCATTGGTTGCTGTTTGGCTTTTAATTGCAGAATTAGTAATTTCTTCGCTTTTTTGTTTTATCATTCTTCAGTTTAGTAGAAAACGGAAAGGAGAAATCGAAAAACAGTCAATTAAAATCAAGGGTGTACCGGCAATTTATATTGTTTTTATTTTTACTTCAATTATTCTGTTTTTCCTTACTGGGGCAGATGCGTTCACTTTTATTGCTCTTAAACCGGCAACGTCATTGCGTCTTGCAGGGGAAATAGGCGATAATCCCATTATTAGTGCAATCATTTCATTCGGTCTTATGTTCCTGGTAATTCTGATATTCTATAAATCATATATCTGTTATCAGAAAACAGCACAGAAGAAATATGTGTACTTTGCTTTATTTTGTGCACTTATTAGGCTTTGCCTGATATCTTCGGAAGGCAGATTGTCTCAAGTATATCTTGTTTATGTTTTCATATGGATACTACCAAGATTATTCCCACGGTACCGGAAGGAAATTATTCGAAATGTTTTAGTCATTGCCTGTATAGTCATCGGTTTGTTGACAATTTATAAAGTTTTCTATGTTTTTAGTTATGATTCGTATCTATCAGCGATAAAAAATAACAATTTTGATTTATATTTGCTATCCAATCAGATAGACTCCTATTTCTATTCTGTGAAGACGGTTGCAAGAAATCTTGAGTTTGCCATGATTTCCAATGTATCCTTCTTTACAATAATTTTTGATTTTTTAAGAAATACTTTTGGATTGCATTACTTTTTTAAGAACACCGGTTATACGACCAGCGAACTTTATAATTTGTATATTTATTCAGGTACGAAAACTTCTGGATATCTGTTTTCAGTAGTGGCGTACGGGTATCTATATTTAGGGCCCCTTCTTGCACCGCTGTTCACTTGTTTCAACATGGCTGTTGCTGCATGGGTTGAAAGAAAAATCGTTTATGTGAAATATCTGGAAGTTCAGTACATTATGTGCATCATCTATGCCCGACTTTCTTTTGCAATGTTTGCTAGTTTTGCTTTCAACTGGAATATTATTTCGAGAACCCTTGTGATTTGTTGGGTTATTATTACATTTGCTTCTTTTCCGAATAGGGTTAAACAAAATCAGAACTTGTATATTTGCCTGTAA
- the fcl gene encoding GDP-L-fucose synthase, with protein MEKQEKIYVAGHRGMVGSAIVRNLEAKGFQNIVSRTSKELDLRRQMEVEDFFKEEKPDYVFLAAAKVGGIMANSTYPADFMYDNMIMEMNVIHSAFENKVKKLMFLGSSCIYPRLALQPMKESCLLTSSLEQTNEAYALAKISGLKYCEYLNRQHGTDYISAMPTNLYGPNDNYHPQNSHVLPAFIKRFHEAKMENASSVTIWGTGKPLREFLYVDDLADACVFLMQNYSGSETVNLGTGKELAIAELAELVKEVVGYSGKIEFDTSKPDGTPRKLLDVTKLNALGWRYKTELEEGIRMAYEDFLERDFRKDR; from the coding sequence ATGGAGAAACAGGAAAAAATCTATGTGGCAGGACATAGAGGGATGGTCGGATCTGCAATTGTGAGGAATCTTGAAGCAAAAGGCTTCCAAAATATAGTGAGCCGTACGAGCAAAGAGCTGGATCTTCGCAGACAAATGGAAGTGGAGGATTTTTTCAAAGAAGAGAAACCCGATTATGTTTTCCTAGCAGCTGCCAAAGTTGGTGGTATCATGGCCAACAGCACGTATCCTGCTGATTTCATGTACGACAACATGATCATGGAAATGAACGTTATCCATAGTGCCTTCGAGAACAAAGTAAAAAAACTTATGTTTCTTGGCTCCTCTTGTATTTATCCTCGTCTGGCTCTTCAACCTATGAAGGAAAGCTGTCTGCTTACTAGTTCCTTGGAGCAGACGAACGAAGCGTATGCGCTTGCTAAAATTTCAGGGCTCAAGTATTGTGAATATCTGAACAGGCAGCATGGCACAGATTATATCAGTGCTATGCCAACCAACCTCTATGGTCCGAATGATAATTACCATCCACAAAATTCCCATGTGCTTCCCGCATTCATCAAAAGATTCCACGAGGCAAAGATGGAAAATGCCTCGAGTGTTACCATCTGGGGAACTGGAAAGCCTTTAAGGGAATTCCTGTACGTCGACGACCTTGCCGATGCTTGTGTGTTCCTCATGCAGAACTATAGCGGGAGCGAGACAGTGAACCTGGGAACAGGCAAGGAACTCGCCATTGCCGAATTGGCGGAATTGGTTAAAGAAGTTGTAGGCTATTCAGGCAAGATTGAATTTGATACATCAAAGCCGGATGGGACTCCTAGAAAACTGTTGGATGTGACAAAACTCAACGCTCTTGGTTGGCGGTACAAGACAGAACTGGAAGAAGGAATCAGAATGGCCTATGAGGATTTTCTTGAAAGAGATTTTAGAAAAGACCGTTGA
- the gmd gene encoding GDP-mannose 4,6-dehydratase: protein MRKAIITGITGQDGSYLAEFLIEKGYEVHGIIRRSSSFNTSRIEHLYIEELLKDMHSERKIHLHYGDMTDSTNLIRLIREIKPDEIYNLAAMSHVKVSFEVPEYTADADGLGTLRLLEAVRFLGYEKTTRIYQASTSELFGKVQEIPQTENTPFYPRSPYGVAKLYGYWITRNYREAYGMFAVNGILFNHESERRGETFVTRKITLAVARIMKGTQEKLYLGNLSAQRDWGYAKDYVQCMWLMLQHEVPEDFVIATGEMHTVREFVTLAFKEAGLELRWEGIGKEEKGICQKTGKVVVEVDPRYYRPTEVEQLLGDPTKARNLLGWNPRQTSFEKLVSLMVAHDIDLVKHEERIRREYD from the coding sequence ATGAGAAAAGCAATAATTACTGGTATCACCGGCCAAGATGGTTCATATCTGGCTGAGTTCCTCATTGAAAAGGGATATGAAGTTCATGGAATAATACGTCGGAGTTCTTCGTTTAATACTTCTCGGATTGAACATCTATATATCGAAGAACTTTTGAAAGATATGCACAGTGAGAGAAAGATCCATCTTCATTATGGAGATATGACTGATTCAACAAATTTGATCCGCCTTATTCGTGAAATCAAACCTGATGAAATTTATAATCTGGCTGCAATGTCTCATGTAAAAGTTTCCTTTGAAGTACCTGAATACACGGCAGATGCTGATGGTCTTGGAACACTTCGACTGCTTGAGGCTGTTCGGTTTCTTGGGTATGAAAAAACAACAAGGATTTATCAGGCCTCAACATCAGAATTGTTTGGCAAGGTTCAAGAAATCCCACAAACAGAAAACACCCCGTTTTATCCACGTAGTCCCTATGGAGTAGCTAAGCTCTATGGGTATTGGATAACCCGTAATTACCGTGAAGCATATGGCATGTTTGCAGTAAACGGCATTCTGTTTAACCATGAATCAGAGCGAAGGGGAGAAACCTTTGTAACGCGAAAAATTACTCTTGCGGTAGCTAGAATTATGAAGGGAACCCAGGAGAAATTGTATTTAGGGAATCTTAGTGCACAGCGAGATTGGGGATATGCAAAAGACTATGTACAGTGTATGTGGCTTATGCTCCAGCATGAAGTACCTGAAGATTTTGTAATCGCCACTGGTGAAATGCATACTGTTCGGGAATTTGTTACACTTGCTTTCAAGGAAGCTGGACTTGAGTTGCGATGGGAAGGTATTGGCAAAGAAGAAAAAGGTATTTGCCAGAAAACAGGAAAGGTGGTTGTTGAAGTAGACCCACGCTACTATAGACCGACAGAAGTAGAACAGTTGCTAGGAGATCCCACCAAAGCAAGAAATTTGCTTGGATGGAACCCAAGGCAGACCTCTTTTGAAAAATTGGTTTCACTTATGGTCGCTCATGATATTGATTTGGTCAAACATGAAGAGCGTATACGACGGGAGTATGACTAA
- a CDS encoding glycosyltransferase family 4 protein codes for MKILRPTAYYEPEQFSSSHLDRDLEEAFIQAGFESIIVTPTPTRGIIKKVRNTYKKKKYEQKFDGKVVIFRVPIFKEGRNPVCRAWRYFLSSLKIYRKCIQQQNIDIILVGSTPPTQGVLAAKIAKKLKVPFIYNLQDIFPDSLVNAKMAKKGSLVWKIGRTIENYSYKQAEKIIVISEEFKKNIINKGVPEEKIELIYNWVDTKQVFPVTRSQNPLFDRYGLSREHFYVTYCGNIGHTQNLDLLLSVAKMCDSEPLISFILFGEGSYTEEFDRKIKTDNCNNVLRFPFQPYEDIANVFSLGDVGLIISKPHISQNSVPSKTWSIMAAARPVLASFDLGSTLDKVITENECGVVVEADNPDLLYSAILELFYSRNNLSQMGLNGRKFVMKELDKDLCVSKYIEVIKSVSSKR; via the coding sequence ATGAAAATTTTGAGACCGACTGCGTATTATGAGCCAGAACAATTTTCTAGTTCTCATTTAGATAGGGATCTTGAAGAAGCCTTTATTCAAGCTGGATTTGAATCTATAATAGTTACGCCTACTCCCACAAGAGGGATTATAAAAAAGGTTAGAAATACTTACAAGAAGAAAAAATATGAACAGAAATTTGATGGGAAAGTTGTGATATTTCGAGTTCCAATTTTCAAAGAAGGAAGAAATCCAGTATGTCGGGCATGGAGATATTTTTTATCCAGTTTGAAGATATATCGAAAATGTATTCAACAGCAAAATATTGATATTATTCTTGTTGGAAGTACTCCTCCCACACAAGGTGTCTTGGCAGCTAAAATTGCAAAAAAATTGAAGGTTCCTTTTATATATAATCTTCAGGATATATTTCCAGATTCATTAGTAAATGCAAAGATGGCTAAGAAAGGTTCTTTGGTTTGGAAAATTGGTAGAACTATTGAAAACTACTCTTATAAGCAGGCCGAAAAAATAATTGTTATTTCGGAAGAATTTAAAAAAAATATTATAAACAAAGGGGTGCCTGAAGAAAAGATTGAACTCATCTATAATTGGGTTGATACAAAACAAGTTTTTCCTGTAACTCGTTCTCAGAATCCTCTGTTTGACAGATATGGTCTTAGTCGAGAACATTTTTATGTTACTTATTGCGGTAACATTGGGCATACTCAGAATCTTGACCTGCTACTATCGGTTGCAAAAATGTGTGATAGCGAGCCCTTAATTAGTTTTATCCTTTTTGGGGAAGGTTCTTATACAGAGGAATTCGATAGGAAAATAAAAACAGATAATTGTAATAATGTTTTGAGGTTTCCTTTTCAACCATATGAAGATATTGCTAATGTATTTAGTTTAGGAGATGTTGGTTTGATAATATCAAAGCCACATATTTCTCAAAACTCTGTTCCCAGCAAGACTTGGAGTATTATGGCTGCTGCCCGCCCTGTTCTAGCGTCCTTTGATTTAGGTAGTACTTTAGATAAAGTTATTACTGAAAATGAATGTGGGGTAGTTGTGGAAGCTGATAATCCTGATTTGTTATATTCTGCAATTCTCGAATTGTTTTATTCTCGGAACAACTTAAGTCAAATGGGGCTGAACGGAAGAAAGTTTGTGATGAAGGAATTGGATAAAGATTTATGTGTTTCAAAATATATAGAAGTTATCAAATCAGTTTCTTCAAAAAGGTGA